Proteins encoded in a region of the Marinomonas maritima genome:
- a CDS encoding DUF1285 domain-containing protein, which produces MSFCTSVSSFDACILTVKSIQGFALKLNNIVDEVRLANGLKAKREGSMSNIDLKGLPTTAASSLPPVHTWSPPFCGDMDLVIKANGEWFHEGGKIKRPAMVTMFSRILWFDAGEYFLVTPVEKVRIQVEDAPFLVTAWQWVETEQGRTIEFKTQTEDVLLLGIDSDLWMASYLGEERPYVSMRYGMKALVGRNVYYGVVDSLEPVDTPEGVGMGIISAGKTYFLLQDE; this is translated from the coding sequence ATGTCGTTCTGTACCTCAGTAAGTTCGTTTGATGCTTGTATTCTAACAGTGAAATCAATTCAAGGCTTTGCCTTGAAGTTGAATAATATTGTAGATGAAGTGAGGTTGGCTAATGGGCTTAAGGCCAAGAGAGAGGGTTCTATGTCAAATATTGATTTAAAGGGTTTACCAACCACCGCGGCTTCTAGTCTGCCGCCCGTTCATACTTGGAGCCCGCCTTTTTGTGGTGATATGGATCTTGTCATCAAAGCGAATGGGGAATGGTTTCATGAAGGTGGCAAGATTAAGCGTCCTGCAATGGTGACGATGTTTAGCCGTATACTATGGTTTGACGCTGGCGAGTATTTTTTGGTGACGCCTGTTGAGAAGGTTCGGATTCAAGTCGAAGATGCGCCTTTTCTTGTGACTGCTTGGCAGTGGGTAGAAACCGAGCAGGGTCGTACGATCGAATTTAAAACACAAACAGAGGATGTTTTGTTGCTTGGTATTGATAGCGATCTATGGATGGCGTCATATTTAGGTGAAGAGCGCCCTTATGTTTCTATGCGCTATGGTATGAAGGCGTTGGTAGGTCGAAACGTCTATTATGGAGTGGTAGACAGCCTTGAACCTGTTGATACGCCTGAGGGTGTTGGAATGGGCATAATAAGTGCGGGTAAAACCTATTTTTTATTGCAAGATGAATAA